A part of Capsicum annuum cultivar UCD-10X-F1 chromosome 6, UCD10Xv1.1, whole genome shotgun sequence genomic DNA contains:
- the LOC107872799 gene encoding protein TIFY 8 has protein sequence MAHIQSNKSVGGSTAAAADEVKPPPPPPAAAAAATTTTFHDFLGKGYHQESSPVMSGRVVLPSEASPSASVSVGASSGGGRGPISTTSDLGSERHVGNHYEGVPFYGLRGELSGAEPSNRLSGTKRSNSDSLMGSTRDKFSTLRPDTLESSHMQKLLRNAGGERRGRPHDQEMSFVMHPMRPLHASLISQPSATGRTDVNASKWDRVIPLNVGPTLQFPPRASHVLPFGYQSSANRFGDANAGPSTISQAADEGSRTGIKGSGILSSINASGGISDRSLTGVPLSGAKQKSALHLSDLESSNPCRQGSSSAGSQMTIFYGGQAHVFDNVHPNKADVIMSLAGSNGGSWSTTYAPKSAARPSTGENYSPKAENETTNGSNLALIREFHGRSSGKAGFTHGIGSGDHIYIPQGIHRGSKEAKSAVQAAENNTDEKREV, from the exons ATGGCTCACATTCAAAGTAACAAAAGTGTTGGTGGTAGTACTGCAGCAGCAGCAGATGAAGtgaaaccaccaccaccaccaccagcagcagcagcagcagctaCTACAACTACTTTTCATGATTTTTTGGGTAAAGGGTATCATCAAGAATCATCTCCAGTGATGTCTGGCAGAGTGGTGTTGCCATCTGAGGCATCTCCATCTGCTTCTGTCTCAGttggtgcttcttctgggggtggcCGTGGTCCCATTTCCACCACTTCTGATCTGGGGTCTG AAAGACATGTAGGAAATCATTATGAAGGAGTGCCATTCTATGGCCTAAGGGGTGAACTTTCAGGGGCTGAGCCAAGTAATCGATTGTCGGGAACGAAAAGAAGCAATTCTGACTCTTTAATGGGGTCAACAAGAGATAAATTTTCAACGCTGCGACCAGACACATTGGAGAGCTCACATATGCAGAAG CTACTACGAAATGCAGGGGGCGAGCGACGTGGACGGCCACATGACCAAGAAATGTCCTTTGTTATGCATCCAATGAGGCCACTTCATGCCTCTTTAATATCACAACCATCTGCCACCGGTAGAACTGATGTCAATGCTTCCAAGTGGGATCGAGTTATTCCTCTCAATGTTGGTCCCACCTTGCAGTTTCCTCCACGTGCTAGTCATGTTTTACCTTTTGGCTATCAATCGTCAGCCAACAGGTTTGGAGATGCCAATGCTGGACCTTCTACTATATCTCAAGCTGCTGATGAAGGATCAAGGACAGGAATCAAAGGATCCGGAATATTGAGCTCCATTAATGCAAGTGGTGGAATCTCTGATAGAAGCCTTACTGGGGTGCCATTAAGTGGTGCCAAGCAGAAGTCTGCACTTCACTTGTCTGACCTAGAATCTTCTAACCCATG TCGGCAAGGATCGTCATCTGCTGGCTCTCAAATGACTATATTTTACGGGGGTCAAGCCCATGTTTTCGATAATGTCCATCCCAACAAG GCAGATGTTATAATGTCCTTAGCTGGATCGAATGGAGGATCTTGGTCAACAACGTATGCTCCAAAATCTGCTGCAAGGCCATCAACTGGAGAAAATTATTCGCCTAAAGCAGAGAATGAGACAACCAACGGCAGTAACTTAGCTCTAATAAGAGAGTTCCATGGCAGGTCATCTGGCAAAGCAGGTTTCACCCACGGTATTGGTTCTGGTGATCACATTTACATCCCTCAAG GTATCCATCGAGGGTCTAAGGAAGCAAAAAGTGCAGTCCAAGCAGCAGAAAACAATACTGATGAAAAACGAGAAGTGTGA
- the LOC107872796 gene encoding proteinaceous RNase P 1, chloroplastic/mitochondrial, with protein sequence MLIRRMGNFSLSLPNKTPPFSSLFTITPSPFHLPLAQIQFLNPIHTKKFPHTNQARCAKASAMRGVQGRDGQRESVIQKTHLSTSSAFLQEPNKKTTPSNRSAKKARRDAPESVLRHQLDQCSKHGDLQEALRLYEEAKLNNVSLNVHHYNVLLYLCSGSGSEGFGIEKGFEIFKQMGANGVAPNEATFTSVARLAVAKQDPEMAFDLVKKMKGFGVPPKLRSYGPALFGFCDKGMADKAYEVDVHMGESGVVAEEAELSALLKVSSLSKREEKVYEMMHRLRASVRQVCEETAGIIEDWFKSESAADVGVQNWDVGKVKEGVVKGGGGWHGQGWLGKGKWNVVRAEMDSSGVCRSCGEKLVCIDIDPKETENFANSLAKLACEREVKANFVQFQDWLQRHGPFDAVVDGANVGLISQRNFNFSQLRCVVNKLQQMSESKKLPLVILHKNRTTGGPAQHPNNKKLLESWKKAGALYATPHGSNDDWYWLYAAVSSKGLLLTNDEMRDHLFQLLGTSFFPRWKEKHQIRMIASRDDGLKLHMPPPYSIVIQESEQGCWHVPTLTGDDLEIPRQWVCATRRKALRSIF encoded by the exons ATGCTCATACGTCGCATGGGTAATTTCTCACTTTCCCTTCCCAATAAAACCCCACCTTTCTCCTCTCTCTTCACTATAACCCCTTCTCCCTTTCACCTTCCCCTTGCCCAAATCCAATTCTTGAATCCAATTCACACCAAAAAATTCCCACATACAAATCAAGCTAGGTGCGCTAAAGCTTCCGCTATGCGTGGGGTTCAGGGAAGGGACGGACAGCGAGAGTCTGTGATTCAAAAAACCCATCTTTCCACTTCATCTGCTTTCCTTCAAGAACCCAATAAAAAGACCACACCGTCTAACAGGTCCGCCAAGAAAGCTCGTCGTGATGCCCCTGAAAGTGTGTTGCGTCATCAGCTGGACCAGTGTTCTAAACACGGTGATTTACAAGAAGCACTTCGATTGTATGAAGAAGCTAAGTTAAATAATGTTTCGCTTAATGTTCATCATTATAATGTGTTGCTCTATCTTTGTTCTGGTTCGGGTTCCGAGGGTTTTGGGATTGAGAAGGGATTTGAGATTTTTAAACAGATGGGTGCTAATGGGGTTGCTCCAAATGAGGCGACGTTTACGAGTGTTGCAAGATTGGCAGTTGCTAAGCAAGACCCAGAAATGGCTTTTGATTTAGTGAAGAAAATGAAGGGTTTTGGTGTTCCTCCTAAGTTGAGATCATATGGCCCGGCGCTGTTTGGGTTCTGTGATAAGGGAATGGCTGATAAGGCGTATGAAGTTGATGTACATATGGGGGAATCAGGGGTTGTTGCTGAGGAAGCTGAGCTTTCTGCATTGTTAAAAGTTAGTTCTCTGTCgaaaagggaggagaaagtatATGAAATGATGCATAGATTGAGGGCCAGTGTAAGGCAGGTGTGTGAAGAGACTGCTGGTATAATAGAGGATTGGTTTAAGTCTGAATCTGCTGCGGATGTTGGGGTGCAGAATTGGGATGTTGGGAAAGTGAAGGAAGGTGTCGTGAAAGGAGGGGGTGGTTGGCATGGACAAGGGTGGTTGGGAAAGGGGAAATGGAATGTGGTGAGAGCGGAGATGGATAGCTCCGGTGTTTGTCGTTCATGTGGGGAAAAACTTGTGTGCATTGACATTGATCCTAAGGAGACGGAGAACTTTGCTAATTCCTTGGCTAAATTGGCTTGTGAGAGAGAAGTTAAGGCTAATTTTGTGCAATTTCAG GACTGGCTTCAGAGGCATGGTCCATTCGATGCTGTTGTGGATGGTGCAAATGTTGGcctcatcagtcaacggaattttaATTTCTCTCAG CTCAGATGTGTTGTCAATAAACTACAGCAGATGAGTGAATCGAAGAAACTTCCATTGGTTATTTTGCACAAAAATCGTACAACTGGTGGTCCTGCTCAACATCCTAATAACAAGAAGTTGCTAGAAAGCTGGAAGAAAGCGGGTGCACTTTATGCAACTCCACATGGTTCAAATGATGATTG GTACTGGTTATATGCTGCTGTCAGTTCCAAAGGTTTGCTTTTGACAAATGATGAGATGAGAGACCATTTGTTCCAACTATTAGGCACTAGCTTTTTTCCCAGATGGAAGGAAAAACATCAG ATCCGGATGATAGCTTCAAGAGATGACGGACTCAAGCTCCATATGCCtccaccttattcaattgttatTCAG GAGTCAGAGCAGGGTTGTTGGCATGTGCCAACTCTTACTGGAGATGACCTTGAGATACCAAGACAATGGGTATGTGCTACCAGGAGAAAGGCATTGCGCTCTATCTTTTGA